A genomic stretch from Rhineura floridana isolate rRhiFlo1 chromosome 18, rRhiFlo1.hap2, whole genome shotgun sequence includes:
- the LOC133372345 gene encoding intraflagellar transport protein 70A-like: MAAGVAPIAGGEFTSAIYGLIKDGRFAEAVGTLSSELQRSCRSRAGLSLLGYCYYQLQDFAAAAECYEQLEALQPELHEYRLYHAQALYKAGLYAEALRSTIPLLDVPAFQSRALRLQAAAHYAQGDLSSAKALVELQLAAATEGSPGPTEDPSALPDAEVDMGCLLYREGQHEEACSNCASAMQVLGYCPELSYNMALCCYAAKQYAPALKHIADIIERGMQQHPELSVGTNTEGLDVRSVGNTLLLHRTALVEAFNLKAAIEYQLCNLQAAQEALTDMPPRAEEELDPVTLHNQALMNMDRRPTEGFEKLQFLLQQNPCPPETFGNLLLLYCKHQYYDLAADVLAENAHLTYKLLTPYLYSVLDAMITCQTAPEEAFHKLDELAGALNEQLRKLTKEVQESRKNRDDEALRKAVNEYDETVEKYVPVFMAQAKIYWDMENYPMLEKMFHKSVDFCKDHEVWKLNVPHVLFMQENKYKEAIGFYEPIVKKHYDNILQVSAIVLANLCVSYIMTSQNEEAEELMRKIEKEEEQLSYHEPEKKIYHLCIVNLVIGTLYCAKGNFDFGISRVIKSLEPYNKKLGTDTWYYAKRCFLSLLENMCKHVIMVRDSVIQECVQFLEHCAVYGRNIPAVIEQPLEEEKMHTGKNTVTYEARQLRALMYGYWVE; encoded by the coding sequence ATGGCCGCGGGGGTCGCTCCCATAGCCGGTGGGGAATTTACCTCGGCTATTTACGGGCTGATCAAGGACGGGCGCTTCGCCGAGGCGGTGGGGACCTTAAGCAGCGAGCTGCAAAGGAGCTGTCGCTCCCGGGCAGGGCTCTCGCTGCTCGGCTACTGTTACTATCAGCTGCAGGACTTCGCCGCGGCGGCCGAGTGCTACGAGCAGCTCGAGGCGCTGCAGCCGGAGCTCCACGAGTACCGGCTGTACCACGCGCAGGCGCTCTACAAAGCCGGCCTGTACGCGGAGGCGCTGCGCAGCACCATTCCTCTGCTCGACGTCCCGGCCTTCCAGAGCCGGGCCCTGCGCCTCCAGGCCGCTGCCCACTATGCTCAGGGCGACCTCTCCAGCGCTAAGGCCCTGGTGGAACTGCAGTTGGCAGCCGCCACGGAAGGCAGTCCTGGGCCCACTGAAGACCCCTCGGCGCTGCCAGATGCCGAGGTGGACATGGGCTGCCTGCTGTACCGCGAAGGGCAGCACGAAGAGGCTTGCAGCAACTGTGCGTCTGCCATGCAGGTGCTGGGCTACTGCCCGGAGCTGTCCTACAACATGGCGCTGTGCTGTTACGCGGCAAAGCAGTACGCCCCTGCCCTGAAGCACATTGCAGATATCATTGAACGGGGCATGCAGCAGCATCCAGAGCTCAGTGTGGGCACAAACACTGAGGGCCTGGATGTCCGCAGTGTGGGCAACACTTTGCTCCTGCATCGCACCGCACTGGTAGAGGCCTTCAACCTCAAGGCTGCCATTGAGTACCAACTGTGCAACCTGCAGGCAGCTCAAGAGGCACTCACAGACATGCCCCCGCGGGCTGAAGAGGAGCTGGACCCAGTCACCTTGCACAACCAAGCTTTGATGAACATGGATAGACGGCCTACTGAAGGCTTTGAGAAGCTGCAGTTCCTTCTGCAACAGAACCCCTGCCCACCAGAGACCTTTGGGAACCTTCTCCTTCTCTACTGCAAGCACCAGTACTATGACTTGGCTGCAGATGTGCTGGCTGAAAATGCTCACCTGACCTATAAGCTTCTCACACCCTATCTGTACAGCGTCTTGGATGCCATGATCACTTGCCAAACTGCCCCTGAGGAGGCATTCCATAAGCTTGATGAGTTGGCAGGGGCTCTAAACGAGCAGCTGAGAAAGTTGACCAAGGAGGTGCAGGAATCTAGGAAAAATCGAGATGATGAAGCCCTAAGGAAGGCAGTTAATGAATATGATGAGACTGTGGAGAAATATGTCCCTGTCTTTATGGCTCAAGCCAAGATTTATTGGGACATGGAGAACTATCCTATGCTGGAAAAGATGTTCCACAAGTCAGTGGACTTCTGCAAGGATCATGAAGTATGGAAACTGAACGTGCCTCATGTACTGTTCATGCAAGAAAACAAATACAAAGAGGCCATTGGTTTCTATGAGCCTATTGTAAAAAAGCACTATGATAATATCTTGCAGGTCAGTGCCATTGTGCTGGCTAACTTGTGTGTTTCCTACATCATGACGAGTCAAAATGAAGAGGCAGAAGAGCTGATGAGGAAGATTGAAAAGGAAGAAGAGCAGCTATCTTACCATGAACCTGAGAAAAAGATCTATCACCTCTGCATTGTCAACTTAGTGATTGGGACTCTCTATTGTGCCAAAGGGAACTTTGACTTTGGCATCTCAAGGGTGATTAAGAGTTTGGAGCCTTACAACAAAAAGCTGGGTACAGACACTTGGTATTATGCCAAAAGATGCTTCCTGTCATTGTTGGAAAATATGTGCAAGCATGTGATCATGGTGCGTGACAGTGTCATTCAAGAATGTGTCCAGTTTCTTGAGCACTGTGCAGTGTATGGCCGAAACATTCCAGCTGTTATTGAACAACCTCTTGAGGAAGAGAAGATGCATACAGGGAAGAACACGGTTACTTATGAAGCTAGGCAGCTGAGGGCACTGATGTATGGTTACTGGGTGGAATAA